CGATGTTCTCGTCGTGGTCGCCGAGCTCGGCCTTGGTCGCCGGGGTGAACAGCACCTCGGGCAGGCGGTCGGACTCCTGCAGGCCCTCTGGCAGGTCGATGCCGCACACGGTCCCGTCCGCGAGGTATTCCTTCCAGCCCGAGCCGGACAGGTACCCGCGGGCCACGCACTCGATGGCCAGCGGCTGCGCCCGGCGGCACAACATCGACCGACCAGCGAGGAGGTCGGCGTGGTCGGCCAGCCCCTCGGGGAAGGTCGCGGGGTCGGTGGCGATCAGGTGGGTGGTGACGACGTCGTCGAGCTGCTGCAGCCAGAACGCGGTCATGGCCGTCAGCACCTTGCCCTTGTCGGGGATGGGTGTGGGCATGACGACGTCGAACGCGCTGATCCGGTCGCTGGCGACCAGCAGCAGCTGGTCCTCGCCGACCGCGAAGATCTCGCGGACCTTGCCGGCCCCGAGGCGCGTGACGCCGGGGAGGCCGGCGAGGGAGTCGAGTTCGCTCATGGCCGCCGAGGGTAAAGGACCGGAGCGGCTGTTCCACACGTCCGTCAGGTTGCCGACCCCCGAGCCGTACCCCTGCCCGACGACTACGCTGCACCGTGCAGCGACGACGGTCGTTGCCGCCCCGTCGCCGTTCGAAGGGGAGACCTGCCATGACCCGCACCGCCGACCCCGCGCCGACCCCGAACGGGGAGGTCCGCGTGCACCTGCGCGTCGAGGGGCATGTCCAGGGTGTCTTCTACCGTGCCACCACCCAGCGCACCGCCCGCGAGCACGGCACGACCGGATGGATCCGCAACCGGCCCGACGGCACCGTGGAGCTGGAGGTGCAGGGGCCGGCCGACGCCGTCGAGGGCGTCGTCGCCTTCTGCCGCACCGGTCCGTCCGACGCCCGGGTCGTGCAGGTCCTGGTGGACGACCGGCCGACGGTCGACGGCGAGGAGGACTTCGAGGTGCGATGACCGTTCGGCTGTCCTCTCCCGACAAGGTCCTGTGGCCCGACGTCGGCCTGACCAAGGCCGACCTGTTCGCCTGGGTCACCGACGCCGCCCCGCGCTTGCTGCCGCAGGTCGTCGACCGTCCGCTTTCGCTCAAGCGCTTCCCGAAGGGCGTGCGGGGCAAGGGCTTCTTCCAGAAGGACCTGCCCGACCACGCCCCCGATTCGATCCGCCGCTGGCGGGTGTGGGCGGAGTCCGCGGATCGCGAGGTCGCCTACGCCCTGGTCGACGACGTCGAGGGCCTGCAGTGGCTCGCACAGCAGAACACCATCGAGCTGCACCCCGCCCTGCTTCGTGTCGACCGTCCGGACCGGGCCGACCAGCTGGTCTTCGACATCGACCCCGGTCCGATGGCGGTGTCCCCCGGCCGCGTGGCCCTCTGGGTCAAGGAGGTCCTCGACGAGCTCGAGCTCGTGGCACGCGTCAAGACGTCCGGCGGCAAGGGCGTGCACGTGATCGTGCCCATCGAGCGCCGGTACGGGCCCGAGCTGCTGCGTCCGCTGACCCTCGCCATCGCTCGGATGGTGGCCGATCGGCATCCTGACGAGCTGACGGTGGAGATGCGCAAGGCCGACCGGGAGGGGCGGACGCTGATCGACTGGTCGCGAGGTGGCGGGTCGACGCTGATCGCGGCGTGGAGCCCCCGGGCGAGGGCCGAGGCCACCGTGGCCATGCCGCTGTCGTGGGATCAGGTCGACGCCGACCTCGACCCCACCCGCTGGACCATGCGCAACGCCCTGGACCTGGACGACCCGTGGGCCGACGACGGCGTGTCGCCCCAGCGGCTCGAACACGCCCGCGACGCCGTGCGGGACGCCGGGTTCGACCTGGTCGATGCCAGCCCGCGCGACCGGACCGCCAACGCCCTGTCCCGGGGTGGCCTGGCCCGCGACAGGGGATGACCCAAGGGCACCTGCGGGCGTAGGATCGATGGGTGGCGGACCTACCGACCCCGGTGCTCGTGATCGCCGGTCTGGCCTTCGCGGCCTGGCTGGGACTCATCGTCCGCGTCGTCGTGGGGGCAGCGGCCCGACGACGCCTGGAGGAAGCCGACGTCGTCACCGCCGGGGGTGCCCGGGCGCGCGACGGTGACGTGGTCGCGGTGCGGGGCCGGATCGCCGTCGGTCCGACGGGGCTGATCCGTGCACCCCGGACCGGGGAGGTCGGGGTGCACGCCCGTTACAGGGTGTCGCGGTCCGTCGACCACGTCCAGGAGGTCGATGGCGACCGTCGCATGGTCACCGACACCGACGTCGAGGAGGAGGTCGAGGTCCCGGCCGACGACCCGGTGATCGAGGTGGCCGACCGACACGACGATCGCATCCGTGTCCGCGCCCGTGACCTGGAGGACCTGCCCGCCGAACGTGTCCTGTCCGACACCACCCAGCTGCCCCGACCCACCGGTGCACGGTCGGCCGTCCGCACGGTCACCGAGGACGTGGTTCGCGACGGCACCCCGGTCGTGCTCCGTGGCCGGGTCGAGGTCGTCGACGGGGTGGTCTGGTTGCGTCCGTCCCTCGGCGAGCCGGTGGTGGTCCAGCGCTGACCCCTCCGTCCGGCCGACCGTCGCCGCTGCCGACTGTCGTATCCTCGCCGCCCGTGTCGACCTCTTCCGAACCCCGCCCCCGCGAGCCCCACACCACCGTCCTCGGGATGGTCGGTGGCGGACAGCTCGCCCGCATGACCGCCCTCGATGCTGCCCGCCTGGGTGTCGACGTCCGCGTCCTCGCCGGCGCCTCGGACCAGGGGGTCCGTGGCCTCTTCGAGGTCGTCGACGGTGCCCACGACGATCCGGCAGCGCTGCGACGACTGGCCGACCAGGTCGACGTGGTGACCTTCGACCACGAGCTGGTGCCGCTGGACGCCATCGCCGCGTTGGAGGCCGACGGCCATCCGGTGCGCCCCTCCAGCACCACGCTGTCGTTCACCGACAAGCTGCACCAGCGCCAGGCCTTCGCCGACGCCGGCCTGCCCGTCCCGCCGTTCGCCCGCGTGACCTCCACCGACGAGGTCGAGACGTTCGCCGCCGCACACGGCTGGCCGGTCGTGCTGAAGGCCCCGCGTGGGGGCTACGACGGTCGTGGGGTCTCCGTTGCCGAGGACCTCGCCGCCGCCGAGGACATGCTGACCGCGGCCGCCGGACGCCCGCTGCTGGCAGAGGCCCACCTGGACCTGACGATGGAGCTGGCCGTCCTCGTGGTGACCTCCGCCACCGGGCAACGGGCCGTCTACGACGTCGTCGAGTCGGTCCAGGTCGACGGGATGTGCCGCGAGGTGCATGCGGCCGACGGCCACCTGTCGGTCTCGATGGTCGCCGAGGGCCGCCGGCTGGGCGAGCGGGTCGCCGACCTGGTGGAGTCCGTCGGTGTGCTTGCCGTCGAGCTGTTCGTCGTGGGCGACGAGGTCCTGGTCAACGAGATCGCCCCACGGCCCCACAACTCCGGCCACCACACCATCGACGGTTGCGTGACGTCGCAGTTCGAGAACCACGCGCGAGCGGTGCTCGGTTGGCCGCTCGGGTCCGTCGCCCCCACCGCATCGTCGACGGTGATGGTCAACGTGGTCGGCACCGACGTCGACCCGCGCGAGCGGGCCGCCCTCGTCACCGAGGACGTGCGCATCCACCTGTACGGCAAGTCCGTGCGGCCGGGCCGCAAGATCGGCCACGTCACCGCCACCGGCACCGACCACGACGAGGTCGCCGCCCGAGCCCGTCGAGCGGCCGCGATCCTCGAGGGCAGCGCCCCCACCAGCGACACAGGAGCAACGACATGAGCCAGCAGGACCCGGTTGTCGGGATCACGATGGGCAGCGACAGCGACCTGCCGGTCATGGGTGCCGCCGCTGACGTGCTCGAGACGTTCGGCGTCCCCCACGAGGTTCGGGTCGTCTCGGCCCACCGCACCCCCCAGGTGCTGGCCGACTACGGCACCACCGCTGCCGAGCGCGGGTTGAAGGTCATCATCGCCGGGGCCGGCGGGGCGGCCCACCTGCCCGGGATGCTGGCCGCGTTCACCACCCTCCCCGTCATCGGTGTGCCGGTGCCCAACGGTGCCCTCAACGGCATGGATGCGCTGCTGTCGATCGCCCAGATGCCCGGCGGCGTCCCGGTGGCGACCGTGGCGATCGGCAACGCCAAGAACGCCGGTCTGCTGGCGATCCGCATGCTGGCCACCGCCGACCCCGACCTGGCCGAGAAGCTGGCGGCGGATCAGCAGGCGATGAAGGACATGGTGGCCGACAAGGACGATCGCGTGCGTGCCCGCTACGCCGGGGAGAGCGGCTTCGGCTTCACCGGCTGACCGCCCGGACCGAATCGGGCGGTACCGGCAGTCGTCAGGCGGCGTGCGGCGCCCAGTGCACCAGCGCCAGGTCGTCGGACTGCGTGGCGTGCGGGCAGACCTTCTGCGCCAGGGTGTACACGTCGCAGTCCGGGGCCAGCGCCGCACCCTCGCGGCAGCAGGTCATCAGCCGCAGGAAGCCCGCGTCGAGGTCCTCGTCGCGGCGTTCGACGAGTCCGTCGGTGAACAACATCAGGCCCTCGCCGTCCTCCAGGCGCACCTCGCACGACGGGTCGTGCACGCACGGTCCCACACCCAGCGGCGGCGAGGCCCCCTGCATCAGGACCCTGGGGTTCGGTCCGGTCACGACCGGCGGCATGGCGCCGGCCCGAGCCCAGCGGACCGTTCGGCCGTCCGCGCTGATCCGCATCACCACCAGGGCAGCGCCCTCGCACCCGGGCAGGTCGCCACACGCAGTCTCGATGCGGTTGATCGTGTCCGCCGGCGTCGGTGACTGCCCCGCGAAGACCGCCCGAGCGGCTGCGCGGAGCTGGGCAGCCGCGTGGGTGCTCGTCACCCCGTGGCCGACCACGTCACCCACGACGACGTCCATCTGGCCGTCGGCGCGGAGGAACGCGTCGTAGAAGTCGCCGCCGACGTCGTCGGTGTCGATCACGGGCCGGTACTTGCCCTGCAACCTGCCCCCGGGATGCACCGGCAGCTGGTCCGGGATGAGCCGACGCTGGAGGTCGTGCACCATCGTGGAGTAGTCGCGGTTGGCATCGACCGTCTCGGTCACGAGGGCCGCGAGCTGCTCCAGGATGTCGACCGTGCGGACGTCCCAGACGCGACGTTCGCTGTCGATCACACAGAAGCTGCCGAGGACGTGGCCGTCGGGGTCGCGGATCGGTACGCCGCAGTACGCCTCGACCCCGATGTCGTGCCGTGCGGGGTGGTCCGCCCATCCGGGGTCCGCACCCAGGTCGTCGATGACGACCGGGTCCTCGGAGGCGACGACGGTCTGGCAGACCGAGTGCGACAGCGGCGTCTGGCGGTCGCTTGCCCAGGGTTCGTGCAGGCCGTGCTGGCTCGTGAAGTACTGCCGGTCCTCGTCGACCATGGAGATCAGCGACACCGGCGCACCCGTCAGGGACGACGCGAGGCGGGTCAGGCGGTCCAGCCGATGGAAGGTGTCACCACCCAGCAGGCCGCTCCGACGCAACGCCTCGAGACGTCCCCGGTCCTGTGCTGCAGGACTTGAGGTTCCCATCACGTTCGTTGCCACCACCCCGTCGAGCCTAGCAAGGGTCAATCCGCTGGTCGCCACGGGGAAGTCGGCGGGCAACCGTGTGATTCACCTGTTCCCACCAACTATCTGGGTTTGCATTACGGACCCAGCTGTGACAGTCTGAGTTCACAATCCGAACTCAAGGGGGTCCCGCCATGCTGATGCCACTGTCCGCGCCACCGCCTGCCAGCCCCGTCTCGCTTCCCGATGACGGCATGCCGCTGACCGGCGGCCCGGCCCTGTTCGACGTCCCCGCCGCTCGTCGCCACGTCGTCCCGACCGCCAGGGGGCCGGTGCTCCTGCGCCCGGTGACGCCCCTCGACACGCACGCCGTGGACCGGTTCGTGCGCGGGCTGTCGCCGACCTCGCGGTTCAGGCGCTTCCATTCCGCCGTCCACCGGTTGACCGACCGGCAGCTGGCCGGAGTGGTCGACGTCGACCACCGTGGCCGCGAGACCCTCCTCACCGTGGCCGGGAGCGGGGCCGCAGCCAGGGTCGTCGGCATGGGGCAGTACCTGGTCCAGTCCCACCCCGCGGACTCCGTTGACCTTGCCGTCGTCGTCGACGACGACTGGCAGCGCCTCGGCCTCGGCCGCTTGCTGCTCGAGGCGACCGTCGACGCCGCCCGGGAGAGCGGCTTCCGCACCGCCACCGCGTACGTCCAGGCCGAGAACCGCGCGATGCTGACCCTGCTCCGTGGCACCCGGCTGCCGATGGCACGGTCGAACGAGGGCGCGATCGTCGAGGTCCTGATCGACCTGACACGGATCGGCACGGCCGCTGGCTGAGCCGGTCGCCGTCCGGAATCAGGGACGTCCCCGGACGTCGGGTGCGGCGTGACCGGTCACGGTCAGCTCGATGTCCTGCGTCCCGATCATGCGCAGGAGGTGGAGCTCGGCCGTGCCCGTGATGCTGACGCCGACACGGGTGTCGGTGGCGGTCACCTGCACGTCGTCGATGCCCGTTCGTTCGTGATGGGCGTCGACGGCACGCAGCGCCCGCTCGCGTGCCCGGGAGGGATCGAGGCGGGGATCGCCATCCCGCAGCGCGGCGTCGTCGAGCGCGGTCGCGCCGGCCGCAGCGGCATCGTCGGCAACCGCGGCCAGCCGGGCCCGAACCGAGGCGGCCGACCACAGGTCGAGGGTGATCCCACCGAGGAGCAGCAACAGGACCGGGACGACCATCAGCCACACCGTGACCGACCCCCGGTCACCGCTCCACCCGGTCGGCTGCCCGCAAGGCATCTGCTGCGTCATCGCCCGCGGTGGGGGTCGAGCACACGGATGTGATCGCCCATGACCCACGGCCCCTCGACGGTGCCGCCGCCGGGCAGCGTCACTGGTGAGGTCGGCAGGACCACGCGCACGCGGACCTCGCCATCGCGGGGCAGGCTCGTTCCCGGCGGCAGGTGGACCGTCACGGTCGCTTCGTCCGGCGGGATCCCGCGGCCGTCCAGCACGGCGACGACGGCCTGCTCGGCCGCCGTGCGGGCCGTGGCGACGTCGACGGCCGTGGCAGCGGCCCGTGCCCCTTCCCGTGCTGCCACCGCGGCAGCCTCGTGGCGGGACGCCCAGCCCGGCAGGAGCGCGACGACCAGCAGCGTCGGGACGACCAGCAACGCCATGCCGACCATCCATTCGGCCGTGACGAAGCCGTCCTCACCCGACGCGGCGACGCCAGCCGTCCCTGGTGGGGGATGGGCGGATGGAGACCGCATCAGTCAGCGGCCAGCCCGGTGCCCCGAGCCGTGGCCGTGGTGTCGTGGGTCGGGACCAGCGGAAGCCACCCCGGGAACGTGGCGGTGACCCCGGCGATGGCGCCGTCAGCCGCGATCGTGCAGACCGCCGGCGCGACACCAGCGGTCATCGGCCCGAGCCCCGCCTCGACCACCTCCGCAGCCCGAGCCGCGCAGGACGCGGCGTCGCCGGTGGCCAGGCCCTGCCGGACCCCCTCCTCGGCCGCGGACTGCAGGATCCCGTCGGCATAGCGCAGCACGAGGAGGTTGACGACGGCGACCAGGAGGATCATCGTGAGACCGGCGGTCGCCACGAAGGCCGGGGTGACGTAGCCCATGTCCCGAGGCGCGGTGCGTGGCCTCACATACCCAGGGCGCCGCGCATGCGCTCGATGAACTGCGCGCCCATGTCGCTCAGGCCCGCCCAGATGGCGACGATGACCGCCAGCGCGAGCGCGGCGTTGCCCAGCAGCTCGGCGGTGCTGAACCCCTCCTCGCCCTGGGTGTCCGCGAGTCGGGTGGTCAGCCATGTCACGACGATCAGGTGCACGATTCCTCCTCCACGCACGGGCCCACCCCGCGCCGTTGGACGGACGCTACGAGGGCCCAGGGGGCCCAGGACAAGGCCCAGCCGGAACCGCAGGCGACGATCGGACCGTTTGGTCGTCCCCGTACCGGGAAGGTGTCTGTCCAACGGTTTGCCCGACTTCACCCCGACCATCGCGAGGTACGACGACATGGACTCCGACCTTCGACCCCCACGCGCCGACGAGAGCCTCGGCGACCTGGCCAAGCAGGCCAGCGAGCAGGCCTCGACCCTGATCCGCGACGAGGTCGCCCTGGCCAAGCTCGAGCTGAAGGACGACATCCGCGAGGCCGTCGCCGGCATCAGCCTGTTCAGCGCCGCTGGCGTGACCGCCCTGCTGTCGGTGTTGATGCTCTCGGTTGCCGCCGGCTTCGGCATCGGCACCGCGATCGGTGAGGGCTGGACCTGGCTCGGCTTCGTGATCGTCGGCGTCGTGTACCTGATCATCGCCGGCATCGCAGCGGTGCTGGGCCGCAAGCACGCCGAGGAGATCCCGCCGCCCGCACCCCGCACGACCCGCCAGGCCAAGCAGACCGTCGCCGCGACCAAGGAGATCGGCCGATGAACACCGACGCCACCGCCACCAACGGCACCCCGACCTCTCCCGACGGCCTCGAGCACGAGATCGAACGGACTCGCGAGGACCTCGTCGGCACCGTCGACGCGATCGTCGAGCGGGTCCACCCCAAGGAGGTCGCGGACCGCAACGCCGAGCAGCTCAAGCGCGACGCCCAGCGGGCGCTCGAGCAGGCCCAGGAGCAGGCCTCGGACCTGCAGGACCGCGCGTCGACCTTCGTCGAGGAGAACCCCGACCGCGCCAAGAACTACGCGATCGGTGCCGGGCTCGTCCTCGCCCTGCTGTTCCTCCGTCGTCGCCGCCGTCGAACACGCACCGACGGCTGACCGCCCCGCGTCCGGGTGCCACGAGGCCCCGGCCAGTAGGCACTGGACGTCCATCGCCACGCCACGACGACCGTGCGATGCTCGGGAGCGTGACCTCCCTTCCGCCGTCCCGTCACCTCCTGCGCGCCAAGGACATGGCCGACGCCCGGTACGCCGAACCCATCCGCGTCGACGACATGGCCGCGGCGGCCGGGCTGTCCCGCGCCCATTTCATCCGTGCGTTCCGCAAGGCATTCGGTGAGACACCGCACCAGTACCTGCTGACCCGCCGGCTGGAGCGGGCCGCGTCGCTGCTGCGCCGGACCGATCGGACGGTGACCGACATCTGCTACCTGGTCGGCCTGGAGAGCGTCGGCTCGTTCACCTCCAGCTTCACCCGCATCCACGGGATGAGCCCGACCGCCTACCGGGCGGCGCACCCGCCGGCCCAGACGTTCGCCCGGGTTCCGGCGTGCGTGGTGCGTGCACACGCCCGCCCGGCGAACCGCACTTTTCGAGAAGACGACGGGGCGGCCCCGTCCGTACCGTGACCCCTGTCATCGCAACAGGCCGCCATGTCGGCCGCACGGCGACACAAACCACTCGACGACACGGGAGAACACGAACGACATGATGCGCATCTCGACTACGCAGCTGTGGGTGCACGACCAGGACGAGGCGTTGGCCTTCTGGACCGACAAGGTGGGCATGGAGGTCCGCGAGGACGTCACCATGCCGGAGATGGGGAACTTCCGCTGGCTGACCATCGGCCCTCCGGGCCAGGACGACATCGCCGTCGTGCTGATGGCGATCCCCGGCCCCCCGATGATGGACGAGGCCACGACCCAGCAGCTGGCCGACCTGATGGGCAAGGGCTGGGCCGGCACCATGTTCCTGACTACCGACGACGTCCGCGCAGCACACGCCCGGCTGAGCGCCGCCGGTGTGGAGTTCACCGAAACGCCCGAGGAACGTCCCTACGGCATCGACGCGGGGTTCCGCGACCCCTCGGGCAACAGCATCCGCCTGACCCAGCTGATCGCCGCACCCGTCGGCTGAGGACAGGGTTCGACAGCCGGACTCGCGGGTGCGTCCGACCCGGGTGGTCAGCGGTGCCGGTCGATCATTCGCAGAACTGCAGGGCACCCCCGCCGTAGAGCGCGGAGACCTGCGCGTTGGGGGTGTTGCCGTCCAGGATCGCGTCGAGCGGGCCACGGTGAGTGTCGATCACCGCGATGGGCGGCGGGAACCCCTCGGGCTCGCCCTCCCGCAGCACGTAGTCGATGCCGAAGAACGCCTCGAGCTCGCGGCTGGTGCTGCCGACAGTCGCGCCCTCCGGGGTGGTGAGACGCCCGTCCTGGGGCACGTCGTCACCGTCGAGGATCCAGCCGTCGAAGAACATCTCCTCCTGCACGGCCTCGGCGAACGTCGCGGTCAGGCCGTTGGCGAACGTCACGGCGCGACTGGCGGGACCGTCGGGGCCGGCCAGCTCGCAGCCTGGCTGGACGCGCCCCGTGTCGTTGGTGGGTGCGCCGAACTCCGCGACCATCGCCTCGAGGGCAACATCCGCCGGTTGGCCGAAGTCGATGCCCCTCCCGATGCCGTCGCCGCGGAGCTCCACCGGTCCGGTCGGTGCGGATGCGCCATCGCCGTCCGGGCAGATCTGGGCGCCTGCCACCCGTTCGTCGCTGATCATCGAGGTCGGGCCGGCGACCAGCACCTCTGTGGGACGGGCGCAGGCCAGGACGCCCTGGGTCGCCTCGGAGTCGACCTCCGGGTTGATCGCGAGGATGCCACCGCCGAGGGATCCGACGATGGGGGAGGTGGCCAGGCCGTAGGCCCAGCCCTGCTCGTCGAAGAGGTTGACCACCGCCATCGCACGCGGCGCGCCGTAGCCGTCGCGGAGGACCTGGCGGAAGATCGTCGCAGCGGTCTCGTCGCGGGAGGCCCCGGCGACCCGGCGGACCGGCGCGTCGATCTGCTCGACCGCGGACTCGCTGATCGCGGAGCTACCACCGAGGACGGTGACGCGACGCGGGGTCCGGCCGGCCAGCCAGGTGCTGATGGAGGGGTGCAGCTCGTCGCTGGGGGTGAACAGGATCGGTTGCCTGTTGCTGGAGGCGGCGGGGCCCGCTGCGACGCTGTCGGCCCACGCGGCGGTGGGGTTGTCGTCGGAACCGAACGCCCGGGCGACGAAGACCTCGTAAGACGCGGGCTCGGCATCGTCACCGAGGACGTAGTCGGCCACCGCAACGGCCGTCTCGTAGCGCGTCGCCCCGGCCAGGCGGATGACCGGGCGGTCGCCGGGAAGCGCGTCCAGCTGCGCCTCGACCTGCGGGTCGATGACGGCTGTCCCGCCGATGATCGTGAACTCGCCCTGCGGGTCCAGCACCACCCGGTCGAGCTCGGCCAGGGTGTCGGCGTCCAGCGGCTGACCGGGGCTGGCGAAGAAGATCGCGCCGAAGCTGGTCAGGGCGCTGGCAGCCAGCGCGTCGGCGAACGCGACGTCGGAGACGATCACGCCCTTGTCGACGCCGAAGTCGTTGACGGCGCGGGACAGGTTCACCGCGTAGGCGGCCGGGGTGTCCCCGTCGATGCGGGCGACCGCGTCAGGCGTGTTGGAGAAGGGGTCGGGGGCGTACTGGGCGGACACAGGCACCACCGACAGCACGAGCGCCGCCACGAGGACGACGAGGGACAACGAACGACGCAAGGCAATGACTCCTGGGCTCTTGGTGACGCGCGGAGCCTAGCCCCGGGGCCGGTCCAGACCCGTCCGGTTCACCGCCTCGTCACAACCCCACGGCCGGCCCGTCAGCCGTAGGCGGCGCGGAGGGTGTCCAGGGCCGAGGCGACGACGGCGCCGTCGTCCAGCGTCGCGAGGCGGCGCGCGGTCGACCCGGCGTTGAACCCCATCAGGGCCGGCCGGCCGTTGACGGGCAGCAGGTTGACCCACTCGGCCCATTCCCCGTCGGTGGTGCCCACGATGCGGATCCCCGCGACGTCCTCGGGCCAGAACGGCTCGTCGAAGACCAGGACGGCCTTGTCGAGCACTCCCATGCCGAGCCGATCGATGGCCCCGCGAGTGGCGGCAGGCAGTGGCGGATCGAACGTGATCGACCCGGCCTTCAGGACACCGAGCGGCACGGTGACGATGACGCCGTCGGCCTCGATGCGCCCCCAGGGACCGGCGACCACCACCCCGTCGGGACCGTGGACCACGTCGGTCACGGGGGCGCCCAGCCGCAGGTCGTCGATCGCCTCCTCCAGCACCTCCAGCAACGTGAGGTACCCGGCCGGCACCAGCGCGTCGCCGCCGCCCAGCGCGTCCCCCTCGCCGGCCGCGTCGGGGGACACGTCGTCGAGGTCGGCACCCAGGTCACGCTCCAGCGAGGCAGCGGCCTCGGCGGTGCCGTCGTCGGTGTCGAGCTCGTGACGGTCGGCGCCGTCGTAGTCGAACTCGTGCAGGTCGACGGCGGCGTCCTCGGCCAGGTCGGTCAGGGGGTTGCCGCGCGTCCCGTGGATCCAGCTGGCACCGAGGTCGACGGGGAACCCCAGCGAGTGGTCGGTCCACACGCGGCCGCCGATCCGGTCCCGGGCCTCGAGG
The nucleotide sequence above comes from Euzebya pacifica. Encoded proteins:
- a CDS encoding PP2C family protein-serine/threonine phosphatase, producing the protein MATNVMGTSSPAAQDRGRLEALRRSGLLGGDTFHRLDRLTRLASSLTGAPVSLISMVDEDRQYFTSQHGLHEPWASDRQTPLSHSVCQTVVASEDPVVIDDLGADPGWADHPARHDIGVEAYCGVPIRDPDGHVLGSFCVIDSERRVWDVRTVDILEQLAALVTETVDANRDYSTMVHDLQRRLIPDQLPVHPGGRLQGKYRPVIDTDDVGGDFYDAFLRADGQMDVVVGDVVGHGVTSTHAAAQLRAAARAVFAGQSPTPADTINRIETACGDLPGCEGAALVVMRISADGRTVRWARAGAMPPVVTGPNPRVLMQGASPPLGVGPCVHDPSCEVRLEDGEGLMLFTDGLVERRDEDLDAGFLRLMTCCREGAALAPDCDVYTLAQKVCPHATQSDDLALVHWAPHAA
- a CDS encoding VOC family protein, whose translation is MMRISTTQLWVHDQDEALAFWTDKVGMEVREDVTMPEMGNFRWLTIGPPGQDDIAVVLMAIPGPPMMDEATTQQLADLMGKGWAGTMFLTTDDVRAAHARLSAAGVEFTETPEERPYGIDAGFRDPSGNSIRLTQLIAAPVG
- a CDS encoding GNAT family N-acetyltransferase, whose amino-acid sequence is MLMPLSAPPPASPVSLPDDGMPLTGGPALFDVPAARRHVVPTARGPVLLRPVTPLDTHAVDRFVRGLSPTSRFRRFHSAVHRLTDRQLAGVVDVDHRGRETLLTVAGSGAAARVVGMGQYLVQSHPADSVDLAVVVDDDWQRLGLGRLLLEATVDAARESGFRTATAYVQAENRAMLTLLRGTRLPMARSNEGAIVEVLIDLTRIGTAAG
- a CDS encoding DUF3618 domain-containing protein; translation: MNTDATATNGTPTSPDGLEHEIERTREDLVGTVDAIVERVHPKEVADRNAEQLKRDAQRALEQAQEQASDLQDRASTFVEENPDRAKNYAIGAGLVLALLFLRRRRRRTRTDG
- a CDS encoding 5-(carboxyamino)imidazole ribonucleotide synthase, translated to MSTSSEPRPREPHTTVLGMVGGGQLARMTALDAARLGVDVRVLAGASDQGVRGLFEVVDGAHDDPAALRRLADQVDVVTFDHELVPLDAIAALEADGHPVRPSSTTLSFTDKLHQRQAFADAGLPVPPFARVTSTDEVETFAAAHGWPVVLKAPRGGYDGRGVSVAEDLAAAEDMLTAAAGRPLLAEAHLDLTMELAVLVVTSATGQRAVYDVVESVQVDGMCREVHAADGHLSVSMVAEGRRLGERVADLVESVGVLAVELFVVGDEVLVNEIAPRPHNSGHHTIDGCVTSQFENHARAVLGWPLGSVAPTASSTVMVNVVGTDVDPRERAALVTEDVRIHLYGKSVRPGRKIGHVTATGTDHDEVAARARRAAAILEGSAPTSDTGATT
- a CDS encoding phosphoribosylaminoimidazolesuccinocarboxamide synthase, whose protein sequence is MSELDSLAGLPGVTRLGAGKVREIFAVGEDQLLLVASDRISAFDVVMPTPIPDKGKVLTAMTAFWLQQLDDVVTTHLIATDPATFPEGLADHADLLAGRSMLCRRAQPLAIECVARGYLSGSGWKEYLADGTVCGIDLPEGLQESDRLPEVLFTPATKAELGDHDENIDFATAAGIVGREVADRVRGLTLELYGRAADHARQRGIILADTKFEFGLVDGEIVLIDEVLTPDSSRFWPADDYEPGRAQRSFDKQYVRDWLETLDWDKTPPGPELPDEIVQRTRSRYVEAYELLTGLPFSDWT
- a CDS encoding acylphosphatase: MTRTADPAPTPNGEVRVHLRVEGHVQGVFYRATTQRTAREHGTTGWIRNRPDGTVELEVQGPADAVEGVVAFCRTGPSDARVVQVLVDDRPTVDGEEDFEVR
- a CDS encoding phage holin family protein, with the translated sequence MDSDLRPPRADESLGDLAKQASEQASTLIRDEVALAKLELKDDIREAVAGISLFSAAGVTALLSVLMLSVAAGFGIGTAIGEGWTWLGFVIVGVVYLIIAGIAAVLGRKHAEEIPPPAPRTTRQAKQTVAATKEIGR
- the ligD gene encoding non-homologous end-joining DNA ligase, coding for MTVRLSSPDKVLWPDVGLTKADLFAWVTDAAPRLLPQVVDRPLSLKRFPKGVRGKGFFQKDLPDHAPDSIRRWRVWAESADREVAYALVDDVEGLQWLAQQNTIELHPALLRVDRPDRADQLVFDIDPGPMAVSPGRVALWVKEVLDELELVARVKTSGGKGVHVIVPIERRYGPELLRPLTLAIARMVADRHPDELTVEMRKADREGRTLIDWSRGGGSTLIAAWSPRARAEATVAMPLSWDQVDADLDPTRWTMRNALDLDDPWADDGVSPQRLEHARDAVRDAGFDLVDASPRDRTANALSRGGLARDRG
- a CDS encoding helix-turn-helix domain-containing protein; amino-acid sequence: MTSLPPSRHLLRAKDMADARYAEPIRVDDMAAAAGLSRAHFIRAFRKAFGETPHQYLLTRRLERAASLLRRTDRTVTDICYLVGLESVGSFTSSFTRIHGMSPTAYRAAHPPAQTFARVPACVVRAHARPANRTFREDDGAAPSVP
- the purE gene encoding 5-(carboxyamino)imidazole ribonucleotide mutase — its product is MSQQDPVVGITMGSDSDLPVMGAAADVLETFGVPHEVRVVSAHRTPQVLADYGTTAAERGLKVIIAGAGGAAHLPGMLAAFTTLPVIGVPVPNGALNGMDALLSIAQMPGGVPVATVAIGNAKNAGLLAIRMLATADPDLAEKLAADQQAMKDMVADKDDRVRARYAGESGFGFTG